The following coding sequences lie in one Pelobacter seleniigenes DSM 18267 genomic window:
- a CDS encoding RidA family protein, translating to MNLMKVQTDEAPAAIGPYSQAIRVGEFLFCSGQIPLDPISGEIVPGGIKEQTTQVMNNLEGVLAAAGTGFQAVVKTTIFMVDLADFALVNEVYGRFFNDPAPARATVQVAALPKGALVEIELVAYLDGH from the coding sequence ATGAATTTGATGAAAGTGCAGACTGATGAAGCGCCGGCGGCCATCGGGCCTTATTCTCAGGCGATCAGGGTTGGCGAATTCCTGTTTTGTTCCGGTCAGATTCCCCTGGATCCGATCAGCGGCGAAATCGTCCCGGGCGGAATCAAGGAACAGACCACCCAAGTCATGAACAACCTGGAAGGGGTATTGGCTGCTGCCGGGACCGGATTTCAGGCTGTTGTGAAAACGACTATTTTTATGGTCGATCTGGCTGATTTTGCGTTGGTTAATGAAGTCTATGGACGCTTTTTCAACGATCCGGCTCCAGCCAGGGCAACAGTTCAGGTCGCCGCATTGCCGAAAGGGGCCTTGGTTGAGATCGAGTTGGTAGCCTATCTGGACGGCCACTGA
- the rpmB gene encoding 50S ribosomal protein L28, whose translation MSKQCEICGKKPVTGNNVSHAHNKTRTVWSPNLQKVRAQHNGSIRTIKACTRCIRSGKVQKIV comes from the coding sequence ATGTCAAAACAATGTGAGATCTGCGGGAAAAAGCCCGTTACCGGAAATAATGTCAGCCATGCCCACAATAAAACCCGGACTGTCTGGAGCCCGAACCTCCAAAAAGTTCGCGCCCAGCACAATGGATCAATCCGGACCATCAAGGCCTGTACCCGTTGTATTCGTTCTGGGAAAGTGCAAAAAATCGTCTGA
- a CDS encoding DUF523 domain-containing protein, producing MAETILVSACLLGLTTRYDGKAAANEKVLAYLRRNQAIAIPVCPEQLAGLPTPRPRCWFANGDGATLLSGTGRLENENGEDVSSFFLDGARQCLTIAQLVRANRAILKERSPSCGSHQVYLGQEKVDGQGVTAALLKQHNVVICSDEDFDEENF from the coding sequence ATGGCAGAAACAATCTTGGTCAGTGCTTGCCTGTTGGGGTTAACGACCCGCTATGACGGAAAAGCTGCAGCAAACGAAAAGGTGCTTGCCTATCTGCGCCGGAATCAGGCGATTGCGATTCCCGTCTGCCCGGAACAGTTGGCTGGCCTGCCGACCCCTCGGCCGCGCTGCTGGTTTGCCAACGGGGACGGAGCCACGCTGCTATCCGGAACCGGCCGACTCGAGAATGAAAATGGTGAGGATGTCAGCAGTTTTTTTCTGGACGGCGCCAGGCAATGCCTGACAATCGCCCAACTGGTCAGGGCCAACCGGGCCATCCTCAAGGAGCGCAGCCCTTCTTGTGGCTCGCATCAGGTCTATCTGGGCCAGGAAAAGGTTGATGGTCAAGGAGTGACCGCAGCCCTATTGAAACAGCACAATGTGGTTATTTGCAGTGATGAAGATTTTGATGAAGAAAATTTCTGA
- the purN gene encoding phosphoribosylglycinamide formyltransferase codes for MPKLRIAVLASGSGSNLQAIIDRSVAGGLDAEIVLVISNNPDAGALTRAKQAGIRQMCIDHRQFASRSEFDRAVVAELQAAGAELIVLAGFMRIISDIFLAAFPDRIINIHPALLPAFPGLHVHRKALDYGARFSGCTVHFVDGGVDTGPIIIQAAVPILEADTEDSLAARILEQEHKIYPQAIQWFAEGRISIEERRVKVRGIVPASGAQISPALEMAE; via the coding sequence ATGCCTAAACTTCGTATCGCCGTGCTTGCCTCCGGGAGTGGCTCGAACCTGCAAGCCATTATTGACCGTTCCGTCGCAGGCGGACTGGACGCTGAAATCGTTCTGGTCATCAGCAATAATCCTGATGCGGGAGCCTTGACCAGAGCGAAACAGGCCGGCATCAGACAGATGTGCATCGATCATCGGCAGTTCGCTTCGCGGAGCGAGTTCGACCGGGCCGTCGTTGCGGAATTACAGGCCGCAGGTGCGGAACTTATTGTTCTGGCCGGATTTATGCGGATTATTTCCGATATTTTTCTGGCAGCCTTCCCGGACCGCATTATCAATATTCATCCGGCTTTGCTGCCGGCTTTTCCGGGGCTGCACGTCCATCGTAAAGCGCTTGATTACGGGGCACGTTTTTCCGGCTGTACGGTACATTTTGTCGATGGCGGCGTAGATACCGGGCCCATCATCATCCAGGCCGCAGTACCGATTCTGGAAGCTGATACGGAAGACTCCCTGGCGGCCAGAATTCTTGAGCAGGAACATAAAATCTATCCACAGGCGATCCAGTGGTTTGCTGAAGGGCGAATCAGTATCGAGGAGCGCAGGGTCAAGGTTCGGGGGATTGTTCCAGCAAGCGGTGCACAAATCAGCCCGGCCCTGGAAATGGCAGAGTGA
- the purM gene encoding phosphoribosylformylglycinamidine cyclo-ligase: MSSKNPITYKDAGVDIAAGNHFVNLIKPLVKKTSRPEVLTDIGGFGGLFSLNSNKYQRPVLVAATDGVGTKLKLAFLLEKHDTVGIDLVAMCVNDIIVQGAEPLFFLDYLATAKLEPEKAVEILKGIAEGCKQANCALLGGETAEMPGMYAGEEYDLAGFSVGVVDNDKIIDGSTITKGDQIIGIASSGLHSNGFSLARKIFLETLKLDLTATPAGLDKPLGDILLEPTRIYVKSILNLLRDFNIKGIAHITGGGLLENIPRILPKHCKAVIEKDSWSKPAIFEMLREGGNIPEHEMYRTFNYGIGMILVVPGKDCEDIIGRLAGLGDQAQVIGEIVPAEEPVVELI; the protein is encoded by the coding sequence GTGAGTAGTAAAAATCCGATAACTTACAAGGATGCGGGGGTCGACATTGCCGCCGGCAACCATTTCGTCAACCTGATCAAACCGCTGGTCAAAAAAACCTCCCGCCCGGAAGTATTGACCGACATCGGCGGGTTCGGCGGCCTGTTCTCGCTGAACAGCAATAAATACCAACGGCCAGTCCTGGTTGCCGCTACCGATGGAGTCGGGACCAAACTCAAACTGGCTTTTTTGCTGGAGAAACATGACACCGTCGGCATCGACCTGGTGGCCATGTGTGTCAACGATATCATCGTGCAAGGGGCAGAACCCTTATTTTTTCTGGACTATCTGGCCACGGCAAAGCTTGAACCGGAAAAAGCGGTTGAGATCCTGAAAGGCATCGCCGAAGGCTGCAAACAAGCCAATTGTGCCCTGCTTGGCGGCGAAACTGCAGAAATGCCAGGCATGTACGCCGGCGAAGAATATGATCTGGCCGGCTTTTCGGTCGGTGTTGTCGACAACGACAAAATCATCGACGGATCGACCATTACCAAAGGCGACCAGATTATTGGCATTGCCTCCAGCGGCCTGCATTCGAATGGCTTTTCCCTGGCCCGTAAAATCTTCCTCGAAACCCTCAAGTTGGACCTGACGGCAACCCCGGCAGGCCTGGACAAACCCCTCGGGGACATCCTACTGGAACCGACCAGGATTTACGTCAAAAGCATTCTGAATCTGTTGCGCGATTTCAATATCAAAGGAATTGCCCATATAACCGGCGGTGGCTTACTGGAAAACATTCCCCGCATCCTTCCCAAACATTGCAAAGCAGTCATTGAGAAAGACAGCTGGAGCAAACCGGCCATTTTTGAGATGCTTCGTGAAGGGGGCAATATTCCAGAGCATGAAATGTACCGGACGTTCAACTACGGCATCGGCATGATTCTGGTGGTTCCAGGTAAGGATTGCGAAGATATCATCGGCCGCTTGGCCGGTCTCGGCGATCAGGCCCAGGTCATCGGCGAAATTGTCCCTGCCGAAGAACCGGTTGTCGAACTTATCTGA
- the rimI gene encoding ribosomal protein S18-alanine N-acetyltransferase, producing the protein MRNPLQEKNILIREATTADLDAIVAIEQDCYAQPWTEQMLYQELLNPVATFLCLAICGRICAYLCYWLVAGEVQILNLATATAWQRRGFAGRLLSAAFKRCAASATTAWLEVRAGNQPAINLYQGCGFASAGVRRGYYRDGEDAVIMVKELSVQEKNLEK; encoded by the coding sequence TTGCGCAATCCATTACAGGAAAAAAACATACTCATTCGGGAGGCGACCACTGCTGATCTTGACGCTATCGTAGCTATCGAGCAAGATTGTTACGCTCAGCCCTGGACCGAGCAGATGCTGTATCAGGAGCTTCTCAATCCTGTTGCAACCTTTCTCTGTCTCGCGATCTGTGGTCGTATTTGTGCATATTTATGTTATTGGTTGGTTGCGGGTGAAGTGCAGATTCTCAATCTTGCGACCGCTACTGCCTGGCAGCGCCGCGGATTTGCCGGTCGCCTGTTGAGCGCGGCTTTCAAACGGTGTGCCGCGTCCGCGACAACCGCCTGGCTGGAAGTGAGGGCCGGCAATCAGCCGGCAATCAATCTCTATCAAGGTTGCGGATTCGCTTCTGCCGGGGTACGGCGCGGGTATTATCGTGACGGCGAGGATGCCGTCATCATGGTAAAAGAATTGTCGGTCCAAGAAAAAAATCTGGAGAAATGA
- a CDS encoding dihydroorotate dehydrogenase electron transfer subunit, with translation MKNHKTIILSNQEISPGYYRMRILAPDYTKLARPGQFVMFRVQRSLPPLLRRPFGIFRTGFMPADCEAMPPKEFIEIIYKVVGGGTEIMQGLHQGDAVELLGPLGKGFDPGPPEEEKILVGGGIGLVPLYMLAEELVAKSKVRLLMGGRTRDDIITVTEFERLGVETYVSTEDGSLGERGLVTQVLESKLAGAGKNSVFACGPMPMIKAVQKICQQYETSLQVSLEALMACGVGACLGCVVKGAGHSEETPSYLCTCKTGPVFKSAQLDWSEDAEVEEGHHDQA, from the coding sequence ATGAAAAACCATAAAACAATTATCCTCTCCAATCAGGAGATATCGCCGGGGTACTACCGGATGCGGATTCTGGCGCCGGATTATACCAAATTGGCCAGACCGGGGCAGTTTGTCATGTTTCGGGTTCAGCGTTCGCTGCCGCCGCTGCTGCGGCGCCCGTTCGGCATTTTCAGGACCGGATTCATGCCTGCTGACTGTGAAGCGATGCCGCCGAAAGAATTTATCGAGATTATTTACAAGGTCGTCGGCGGTGGAACCGAAATCATGCAGGGTTTGCATCAGGGAGATGCCGTTGAACTGCTGGGACCCCTGGGTAAAGGGTTTGATCCCGGACCGCCGGAAGAAGAAAAGATACTGGTCGGTGGCGGTATCGGCCTGGTCCCTCTTTATATGCTCGCCGAGGAACTGGTTGCCAAGTCCAAAGTCCGCTTATTGATGGGCGGGCGAACCCGGGATGACATCATTACTGTCACTGAGTTTGAACGGCTCGGCGTTGAAACCTATGTTTCCACTGAAGACGGCAGTCTTGGTGAGCGTGGCCTGGTGACTCAGGTTCTGGAAAGTAAATTGGCCGGGGCGGGCAAGAATTCGGTGTTTGCCTGTGGTCCGATGCCCATGATCAAGGCGGTGCAGAAAATTTGTCAGCAATATGAAACCTCACTGCAGGTTTCACTGGAGGCCCTTATGGCCTGCGGGGTCGGAGCTTGTTTGGGGTGCGTCGTCAAAGGAGCCGGACACAGCGAAGAGACCCCCAGTTATTTGTGTACCTGCAAAACCGGGCCGGTTTTCAAATCTGCTCAGCTTGACTGGAGCGAGGACGCTGAAGTTGAGGAGGGTCACCATGATCAAGCGTAA
- a CDS encoding dihydroorotate dehydrogenase, whose translation MIKRKERLERPNLAVDVAGIRLKNPIMPASGTFGYGEEYAPYLDLNELGAIVTKGLSLQPKAGNKTPRICETVSGMLNAIGLQNVGVDVFIKHKMPFLEQFNTPVIVNFFGNTQEEYGEVAARLDDLPGVAGLEMNISCPNVKHGGIVFGTEAQAAYDVISVVRKRTSKPLIVKLTPNVTDIRVTAKAAEDAGADALSLINTLTGMAVDVKKRRPALANTIGGLSGPAIRPIAVRLVHQVVQAVDLPVIGVGGVSRAVDALEFLIVGATAVQVGTANFVDPNVMATIIRDLEDFCLQEGVEDINELIGTLQVE comes from the coding sequence ATGATCAAGCGTAAAGAGCGGCTTGAGCGGCCGAACCTGGCGGTTGATGTTGCCGGAATCCGGTTGAAGAACCCGATCATGCCTGCGTCCGGGACTTTCGGGTATGGCGAGGAATATGCTCCCTATCTCGATTTGAACGAACTGGGGGCGATCGTGACCAAAGGGCTGTCTCTGCAGCCCAAGGCCGGCAACAAGACTCCCCGTATCTGTGAGACGGTCAGCGGCATGCTTAACGCCATCGGTTTGCAGAATGTCGGTGTCGATGTCTTTATCAAACATAAAATGCCCTTCCTGGAGCAATTCAATACGCCGGTGATCGTCAATTTCTTCGGCAACACCCAGGAAGAATACGGCGAAGTGGCTGCCCGTCTTGATGATCTGCCGGGTGTGGCCGGGTTGGAAATGAATATTTCCTGTCCCAATGTCAAACACGGCGGAATCGTCTTCGGGACCGAAGCGCAGGCCGCTTATGATGTTATTTCGGTGGTACGGAAACGGACCAGCAAGCCGCTGATTGTAAAGCTGACGCCGAACGTGACGGATATCCGGGTTACGGCCAAAGCCGCCGAAGATGCCGGCGCCGATGCCTTGAGCCTGATCAATACCCTGACCGGCATGGCTGTGGATGTCAAAAAACGCCGGCCGGCCCTGGCCAATACGATCGGTGGGCTCTCCGGGCCAGCTATCCGGCCGATTGCAGTGCGGTTGGTTCATCAGGTGGTGCAGGCCGTCGACCTGCCGGTCATCGGGGTTGGGGGGGTTTCCCGGGCGGTCGATGCCCTGGAGTTTTTGATTGTTGGTGCCACGGCGGTGCAGGTCGGGACCGCGAATTTTGTGGATCCGAATGTGATGGCGACCATCATCCGGGACCTTGAGGATTTTTGTCTGCAGGAAGGGGTTGAGGATATCAATGAACTTATCGGGACATTACAGGTCGAATAG
- a CDS encoding CBS domain-containing protein yields MDVIATHVNADFDCLGSMIAAKRLYPDAVLVFPGGQEQGLRNFLLQSTLYAYNIKRSKDIDLAEVTRLILVDVRSTTRIGLFADIVDRPGLDIHIYDHHPVDKHALRGSLEEIHDVGATTTILTRIFKERGIVPDSDEATMMMLGIFEDTGHLLFSGTTPADFEAAAFLLEHGANLNTVADFLVREMTPEQVALLNELLNSCRTVIVNGVEIAISHASVDYYVGDISSLVHKLKDIENLDVLIVAVRMEDRIFTVGRSRLPEVHVGEVFQELGGGGHAFAASATVRDMPLAQLLDHLQALLQKHVQPSGTAGELMSSPVKTLPEVASIDKARQLMARFNFNAVPIVDDRHHVVGIITRQIVEKAAHHKLARMTVGDVMNSDFKAVSSSASLAELQQGIIEHNQRCVPVVDGEMLVGVVTRTDLLRHMLGDQQERLEGPTGILTQRSLQLKRKNLKRLLEAQLPNYIKNILHQLGEVADRQQVKVFLVGGCVRDLLLRQENLDIDVVVEGNGIGFARQFAATVGCRIREHEKFGTAVVIFPDGFKVDIASARLEYYDSPAALPHVEHASIRQDLYRRDFTINTLTIALNRENFGQMLDFFGGQRDLKDKAIRVLHNLSFVEDPTRLFRAVRFEQRLGFRIGRQTERLMRSAVRMNLVKRVGGARILNELEQILSEAHILPALERLEQFELLKFIDRRLKIDVPSRKLLIAAGRAANWFDLLYTGESYRRWLLYLLCLFGQQSEKTVSGIIRWLNVHPRDQDLFLEKRSRSLVLLKKLKFWKAKQAPPTNSDIFHWFEGLPLELILFLMASAEDDVLQKWISLYVTRLRNVKIALTGQDLINLGLQPGPYFQDIFRVVLDARLNMDVTSKQEEIELALKNFPP; encoded by the coding sequence ATGGACGTTATAGCGACTCATGTCAATGCTGATTTTGATTGCCTCGGTTCCATGATTGCCGCCAAAAGACTCTATCCTGATGCGGTGCTGGTGTTTCCCGGTGGGCAGGAGCAGGGGCTGCGCAATTTTTTGCTGCAGAGTACACTCTATGCCTACAATATTAAGCGGAGCAAGGATATCGACCTGGCGGAGGTGACCCGGCTGATTTTGGTTGACGTCCGCAGTACGACTCGGATCGGCCTGTTTGCAGATATCGTTGATAGACCCGGTCTTGACATTCACATCTACGATCACCATCCGGTTGACAAACACGCTCTGCGCGGTTCACTGGAAGAGATTCATGATGTCGGCGCCACGACCACTATCCTCACCCGCATATTTAAAGAACGCGGGATCGTCCCCGATTCTGATGAAGCAACCATGATGATGCTCGGTATTTTTGAGGATACCGGGCATCTATTGTTTTCCGGAACCACGCCGGCCGATTTTGAGGCGGCCGCTTTTCTGCTTGAGCACGGTGCAAATCTGAACACTGTCGCTGATTTCCTGGTCCGGGAAATGACCCCGGAACAGGTCGCGTTACTGAACGAACTCTTGAATTCCTGTCGAACGGTGATTGTCAACGGTGTTGAAATTGCGATTTCTCATGCCTCAGTCGATTATTATGTCGGCGATATTTCCAGCCTGGTTCATAAACTGAAAGATATTGAAAACCTGGATGTGCTGATCGTGGCGGTGCGCATGGAAGACAGGATCTTTACGGTCGGCCGGTCGCGTTTGCCCGAAGTGCACGTCGGCGAGGTTTTTCAGGAGCTTGGCGGTGGTGGCCATGCTTTTGCCGCTTCGGCGACGGTACGGGATATGCCGCTGGCGCAGCTGTTGGATCACCTGCAGGCGTTATTGCAAAAGCATGTCCAGCCATCCGGAACTGCCGGGGAGCTGATGTCGAGCCCGGTCAAGACCTTGCCGGAAGTTGCCAGTATCGACAAGGCCCGGCAGTTGATGGCGCGCTTTAATTTTAATGCTGTGCCGATTGTTGATGACCGGCACCATGTTGTCGGCATTATCACCAGGCAGATTGTTGAAAAAGCGGCTCATCACAAATTGGCCAGAATGACTGTTGGCGATGTCATGAACAGCGACTTTAAAGCCGTCAGTTCTTCAGCCTCTCTGGCCGAATTGCAGCAGGGGATCATTGAGCACAATCAGCGCTGTGTCCCGGTGGTGGATGGCGAAATGTTGGTCGGTGTGGTGACTCGAACGGATCTGTTGCGCCATATGTTGGGGGACCAGCAGGAGCGACTGGAGGGTCCGACCGGAATCCTGACTCAGCGCAGCCTGCAGTTGAAACGGAAAAACCTGAAACGCCTTCTTGAGGCACAGCTGCCGAATTATATTAAGAACATCCTTCACCAGCTCGGAGAGGTTGCCGATCGGCAGCAGGTTAAGGTGTTTTTGGTCGGCGGCTGTGTGCGGGATCTGCTGCTGCGGCAGGAAAATCTGGATATCGATGTCGTTGTCGAGGGCAACGGGATCGGTTTTGCCCGCCAGTTTGCCGCAACGGTCGGCTGTCGGATCCGGGAACATGAAAAATTCGGCACCGCAGTGGTGATTTTTCCGGACGGATTCAAGGTTGATATCGCTTCGGCCCGGCTTGAATACTATGACAGCCCTGCGGCTCTCCCTCATGTGGAGCATGCCTCCATCAGGCAGGATCTGTATCGCCGTGATTTCACCATCAATACCTTGACGATCGCTTTGAATCGCGAAAATTTCGGGCAAATGCTCGATTTTTTCGGTGGCCAGCGCGACCTGAAAGATAAGGCGATCCGGGTTCTGCATAACCTGAGCTTTGTTGAAGATCCCACCCGACTCTTCCGCGCGGTTCGTTTTGAGCAGCGCCTTGGCTTTCGGATTGGCCGGCAGACCGAACGACTGATGAGGAGCGCGGTACGCATGAACCTGGTGAAGAGGGTCGGTGGCGCCAGGATTCTCAATGAGCTTGAACAGATTCTCAGCGAAGCGCATATCCTCCCGGCCCTTGAGCGGCTGGAACAATTTGAGCTGCTGAAATTTATCGACCGTCGCCTTAAAATAGATGTGCCCAGCAGAAAGTTGCTGATTGCCGCGGGGCGGGCGGCAAACTGGTTCGATTTGCTCTATACCGGTGAATCCTATCGGCGTTGGCTGCTCTATCTCCTCTGTCTGTTCGGCCAGCAATCGGAAAAAACGGTCAGCGGAATCATCCGTTGGCTGAACGTTCATCCGCGCGATCAGGACCTCTTTCTTGAAAAAAGATCGCGCAGCTTGGTGTTGTTGAAAAAATTGAAGTTTTGGAAGGCGAAGCAGGCCCCTCCAACGAATAGCGATATCTTTCACTGGTTCGAAGGCCTGCCGCTGGAGTTGATACTTTTTTTAATGGCTTCAGCTGAGGATGACGTTCTGCAAAAATGGATTTCCCTGTATGTGACCCGGTTGCGTAATGTCAAAATTGCGTTGACCGGCCAGGATCTGATTAATCTTGGGCTGCAGCCGGGACCCTATTTTCAGGATATTTTCAGGGTGGTGCTGGACGCTCGCCTGAATATGGATGTCACCAGTAAACAGGAAGAGATCGAGCTGGCCTTGAAAAACTTTCCGCCCTAG
- a CDS encoding site-2 protease family protein, with translation MESVISKIAIMLVPALLAVMLHEISHGYIAERFGDPTARLLGRLTLNPFKHIDPIGTIALFIFGFGWARPVPVNPGNFRHPKRDMIWVAVAGPVTNLLLAIASAIFLRGLGYIDQSFIGAADTYIKFSTPVKMMLGFSLYINTLLGVFNLIPVPPLDGGRILTGVLPERQAALIGRLEPFGFVLILLLVFFTDLWRVILAPIINTLVVLMAGSQVEVVRQAMHFLFGH, from the coding sequence ATGGAAAGTGTCATCTCCAAGATTGCAATCATGCTGGTCCCTGCGTTGCTGGCAGTCATGCTGCATGAAATTTCCCATGGCTACATCGCCGAACGTTTCGGCGACCCGACCGCACGGCTGCTAGGCCGTCTGACCCTGAATCCGTTCAAGCACATCGACCCCATCGGCACCATTGCGCTTTTTATTTTCGGTTTTGGTTGGGCTCGTCCGGTGCCGGTCAACCCGGGCAATTTCCGCCATCCAAAGCGGGACATGATCTGGGTCGCGGTCGCTGGACCGGTGACCAATCTTCTTCTGGCCATCGCGTCAGCGATTTTCTTGCGTGGCTTGGGATATATTGATCAGAGTTTTATCGGCGCTGCGGATACGTATATCAAGTTTTCAACTCCGGTGAAAATGATGCTGGGTTTCAGCCTCTATATCAACACCTTGCTTGGTGTTTTCAATCTCATCCCTGTGCCGCCGCTTGATGGCGGACGGATTCTGACCGGGGTACTGCCGGAGCGGCAGGCGGCTCTTATCGGCCGGCTTGAGCCCTTCGGCTTTGTATTGATCCTGCTGCTGGTGTTTTTCACCGATCTCTGGCGTGTGATTCTGGCGCCGATTATCAACACGTTGGTGGTGTTGATGGCGGGCAGCCAGGTTGAAGTGGTTCGGCAGGCAATGCACTTCCTGTTCGGACATTGA
- a CDS encoding segregation and condensation protein A, with translation MPIQILLENFSGPLDLLLHLIKTNEMDIYDIRIMEITEQYLSIIEQMKQLDLDVAGEFLLMAATLMHIKSRMLLPSSEEIEEEEGEDPRAELVRRLLEYQRYKEAARLFENMPQLQRDYFTGLVRAADYLELEDAADEEITVGIYQLAEAFHRILSHRPKEVFHEVVRESLSVAQYIRRLSARLAEKKRMAFHECFSPRASRIELVVTFLAMLELVKMRMINIEQVKEFSEIWLTLVVAPEQLDQLSAVEDALGYE, from the coding sequence ATGCCGATCCAGATTCTGCTTGAAAACTTTTCCGGTCCCCTTGACCTTCTTTTGCACCTGATCAAAACCAATGAAATGGATATCTACGATATCCGGATTATGGAAATTACCGAGCAGTATCTATCGATTATCGAACAGATGAAGCAGCTTGATCTGGATGTCGCCGGAGAGTTCCTGCTGATGGCGGCCACCCTGATGCATATCAAATCTCGTATGCTGCTGCCGTCGAGTGAAGAGATTGAAGAAGAAGAGGGAGAAGATCCGCGCGCCGAACTGGTTCGGCGACTGCTTGAATACCAGCGCTACAAGGAGGCGGCCCGGTTATTTGAAAATATGCCGCAGTTGCAGCGTGATTATTTCACCGGTCTGGTCAGGGCTGCCGATTATCTGGAACTGGAAGATGCTGCCGATGAAGAAATCACGGTCGGAATCTATCAGTTGGCCGAAGCCTTTCATCGGATCCTCAGTCATCGGCCGAAAGAGGTCTTTCATGAAGTCGTCCGCGAATCGCTCTCCGTTGCGCAATATATCAGGCGACTTTCTGCCCGATTGGCGGAAAAAAAACGCATGGCTTTCCATGAGTGTTTTTCCCCCCGGGCTTCCCGGATTGAACTCGTTGTGACTTTTTTGGCCATGTTGGAACTGGTTAAAATGAGAATGATCAATATCGAACAGGTGAAAGAATTCAGTGAAATCTGGCTGACCCTGGTGGTCGCTCCCGAACAGCTTGATCAGCTTTCGGCAGTTGAGGATGCTCTTGGTTATGAATAA
- the scpB gene encoding SMC-Scp complex subunit ScpB — protein MNNLKQLVEAFIFAADGPLSLDRLCALLEQPRAVVRPVVEELMQEYQLSARGFRIFEIAGGYQFRTLPDFAPYLRRMAKERSVKFSQAALETLAIIAYRQPVTRAEIEYLRGVDSGGIVKSLLERNLLRILGKKDVPGRPLLYGTSRQFLEFFGLRDLNDLPTLKEFAALDPELVEAEPLAPEGT, from the coding sequence ATGAATAATCTCAAGCAGCTGGTTGAAGCATTTATCTTTGCTGCCGACGGACCACTCAGCCTGGATCGTCTGTGCGCACTGCTTGAGCAACCCCGGGCAGTGGTCAGGCCTGTGGTTGAGGAACTGATGCAGGAGTATCAGCTTAGCGCACGCGGGTTCCGGATTTTTGAAATTGCCGGTGGCTACCAGTTCCGCACCCTTCCTGATTTTGCTCCTTACCTGCGCAGAATGGCCAAGGAGAGATCGGTTAAATTTTCCCAGGCGGCCCTGGAAACTCTCGCCATCATTGCCTATCGGCAACCGGTCACCCGGGCGGAAATTGAGTATCTGCGCGGGGTTGATTCCGGCGGGATTGTCAAGTCGCTGCTGGAAAGAAATCTGTTGCGCATTCTCGGTAAGAAGGATGTTCCCGGCCGCCCCCTTTTATATGGTACCAGTCGGCAGTTCCTTGAATTTTTCGGGCTGCGTGATCTGAACGACCTGCCGACTCTTAAAGAATTTGCTGCTTTGGACCCGGAACTTGTCGAGGCCGAGCCGCTAGCTCCGGAAGGAACCTGA
- a CDS encoding pseudouridine synthase yields MAERIQKLISQAGLASRRQAERWIEEGKVLLNGRKAGLGDRADLTVDKVEVAGRALQAAEKKITVLLNKPRGYISTLKDPGERRLVTELVADIPARLFPIGRLDYNTEGLLLLSNDGDLALRLTHPRHHVKKTYLVKGRGRLTSDMIGQLEQGVMIDQYKTAPAQVAKVRNSATTCWFELTISEGKNRQVRRMCDAIGISVVRLKRIGLGGLDLGGLETGRYRLLSAAEVARLKKIN; encoded by the coding sequence ATGGCAGAAAGAATACAGAAACTCATTTCCCAGGCGGGACTTGCTTCCCGGCGACAAGCTGAGCGCTGGATTGAAGAGGGGAAAGTCCTGCTCAATGGCCGTAAAGCCGGACTTGGTGACCGGGCGGATTTAACCGTGGATAAGGTTGAGGTCGCCGGGCGTGCACTGCAGGCTGCAGAGAAGAAGATCACCGTGCTGCTGAATAAGCCACGTGGCTATATCTCAACCCTGAAGGATCCCGGGGAAAGGCGCCTGGTGACTGAATTGGTTGCGGATATTCCAGCGCGCTTATTTCCGATCGGGCGCTTGGATTACAATACCGAAGGGTTGCTGCTGCTGTCGAACGACGGCGACCTGGCCCTGCGCTTGACCCACCCTCGCCATCATGTGAAAAAAACTTATCTGGTCAAAGGGCGGGGCCGTCTGACTAGCGATATGATCGGGCAGTTGGAACAGGGAGTTATGATTGATCAGTACAAGACCGCTCCGGCTCAGGTCGCAAAAGTGAGGAACTCGGCGACAACCTGCTGGTTTGAATTGACCATCAGTGAAGGGAAAAATCGTCAGGTCAGGCGGATGTGCGATGCTATCGGAATCTCGGTGGTCAGGCTGAAAAGAATTGGCTTGGGCGGGTTGGATCTGGGCGGGTTGGAAACCGGCCGATATCGGCTCCTGAGTGCCGCTGAGGTGGCAAGATTGAAAAAAATTAACTAA